From Rudanella lutea DSM 19387, a single genomic window includes:
- the trpS gene encoding tryptophan--tRNA ligase — protein MRILTGIQSSGRPHLGNILGAIVPAIKLSQEPGNESFLFIADLHSLTTLKEGETRREYVRAIAATWLAFGYDTQHNTLWRQSRVPEHTELAWYLNCFTPMPMLQNATSYKDKADKLGTSVVNAGLFTYPVLQAADILLYDANLVPVGKDQRQHLEMTRDIASAVNRAYNNGDPTQDVFVLPEARIDERIMTIPGIDGAKMSKSYGNYIDIFQPANDLYKVIKKIKSDSTPLEEPKNPDTDITFQLYSLIASEEQTAQMRQNYEKGGYGYGHAKKELYELILSTYATERERFSFYMENPDELEKELRAGEEKARAVARQTIERVRQAMGFN, from the coding sequence ATGAGAATCCTAACAGGTATCCAATCCAGCGGCCGGCCGCATCTGGGTAACATTCTGGGGGCCATTGTCCCCGCCATCAAACTATCGCAGGAACCGGGCAACGAGTCGTTTCTGTTCATTGCCGACCTGCACTCGCTCACCACCCTCAAAGAAGGCGAAACCCGCCGGGAATACGTGCGGGCTATTGCGGCTACGTGGCTCGCCTTCGGGTACGACACCCAACATAACACTCTCTGGCGGCAGTCAAGGGTGCCCGAGCATACCGAACTGGCGTGGTATCTGAACTGCTTCACGCCCATGCCGATGCTCCAGAATGCGACCTCGTACAAAGACAAGGCCGATAAGCTGGGCACCTCCGTCGTGAACGCGGGTCTGTTTACGTATCCGGTATTGCAGGCCGCCGACATTTTGCTCTACGACGCCAATCTGGTGCCCGTCGGGAAAGATCAGCGGCAACACCTCGAAATGACCCGCGATATTGCTTCGGCCGTGAATCGGGCTTACAACAACGGCGACCCAACACAGGATGTGTTTGTCTTGCCCGAAGCCCGTATCGACGAGCGAATCATGACGATTCCGGGCATCGACGGGGCCAAGATGAGCAAGTCGTACGGTAACTACATCGACATTTTCCAGCCAGCAAACGATCTGTACAAGGTTATCAAGAAGATCAAGTCGGACTCGACCCCGCTGGAAGAACCCAAAAACCCCGATACCGACATCACGTTTCAGCTATACAGCCTCATTGCGTCTGAGGAGCAAACGGCCCAAATGCGCCAGAACTATGAAAAGGGTGGCTATGGATACGGGCACGCCAAAAAGGAGCTGTACGAGCTAATCCTGAGCACCTACGCCACCGAGCGCGAGCGGTTCAGTTTTTACATGGAAAACCCCGATGAACTGGAGAAGGAACTGCGGGCTGGCGAAGAAAAAGCCCGTGCGGTAGCCCGCCAAACCATCGAGCGCGTGCGGCAGGCTATGGGGTTCAACTGA